DNA sequence from the Streptomyces sp. NBC_01497 genome:
TCGGCCTCGATGAGGGCACGACGGCCGAGGAGCAGCACGAGGGCGAGAGCCTGGACGAGCGGCTGGCCGAGGAGGTACCGGACACGCCCGTGCCACAGGGCGACGGCGTCGGCGACCTGGACGGCGGGGACGGCGAGGTGCGCGACGACGAGGTCGGCGGCCCCCGCTCGGGACGCCTGGTGGCCCCTGACGAGGGAGCGCACACGGACGCCGAGAAGGACATGATCGCGGAGGACGTCGGCATCGACGGAGCGGCGGCCTCCGCCGAGGAGGCGGCCGTTCACCTGGTGGACGAGGGGGACGACGCGACCTGACGCGGCCTCTTGTGCGCTCCCGCGTGCGGCGCTGACGGTCTTCCGTCCCGCTGCGTACTGCCGTCCCGCTGCATGACGCGCCGACGCCGCGGTGCCCCGTACCCTGCGGATTCCCGGGAGACCCGGAGCCGTGCGAGGAGGTGCGGGGCATCGCTGCGCGAGGTGCGCTGCTCGCTGTGCGAGGTGCGCCGTGTCAGGCCGGCGTGGGGACGCGGGTGTGGGAAGGGGCGTCGGGAGCGGCATCGTCGGCCGGGTGCGTGTCGGCGACCGCCACGGGCGTCGGGCCGGCGAGGGACGGGTGACGCAGGGCCGCGTCGATCAGAGTGAGCGGGAGGGACGGGACCCGCGGAACGGACACCGGCGCCTCGACGCTGCGCGTGAACCACACCACTTTGCCGTCGGTGGTCGCACAGCTGCCCCAGCTGTCGCTGAGTGCCGCGACCCGGGCGAGCCCGCCGCCCCCCGCGGCGAGCGGGCGGGGCATGCGCTCTCCGCCGTCCTCCACGGACGCCGTCAGCAGGCGCCCGCTCCAGCGGAGTTGGAGGACACACGGAGTGCCCTCCCCGACATGACGGTGGACATTGGTCAGCAGTTCGTCGATTCCCCTGCACACGGCCCCGACGTGCAGGTCGAGCCTCCAGTGCCGGAGGTGGGCGGCGACGATGCGGCAGATCTGGGGTACGCGCTCCTCGGAGGCGTGCAATTCCAGCTCGTAGTGACGGTCGAGTGGAACTGTCATGTTTCAGGCTCCTCACAGAGAGGCCCACGTGCTTCACATCGTCAAAAACCAACGACCCCCGAGCACGAAACGTGAGCAACAGCCACTTCTGGGTCACTCTCAGCGTCACCCTGCTGGGCCGAATGCGCAACACGATCATCCGCGCACCCTCGGTCACCGGGTCCCGGGACCACCTG
Encoded proteins:
- a CDS encoding DUF5709 domain-containing protein, encoding MADDVYQPDGDADVTEDEGILDPEDTLSDRGSDPYDEGFSPPERPLGLDEGTTAEEQHEGESLDERLAEEVPDTPVPQGDGVGDLDGGDGEVRDDEVGGPRSGRLVAPDEGAHTDAEKDMIAEDVGIDGAAASAEEAAVHLVDEGDDAT
- a CDS encoding ATP-binding protein; translated protein: MTVPLDRHYELELHASEERVPQICRIVAAHLRHWRLDLHVGAVCRGIDELLTNVHRHVGEGTPCVLQLRWSGRLLTASVEDGGERMPRPLAAGGGGLARVAALSDSWGSCATTDGKVVWFTRSVEAPVSVPRVPSLPLTLIDAALRHPSLAGPTPVAVADTHPADDAAPDAPSHTRVPTPA